A genomic segment from Solenopsis invicta isolate M01_SB chromosome 5, UNIL_Sinv_3.0, whole genome shotgun sequence encodes:
- the LOC105199971 gene encoding lysosomal-trafficking regulator isoform X1 — protein sequence MHLNTCWFTQRDVRNPDLSGDQVTWSKDARQRQHEDNLCAWLSLDEVASYEEDARLKTEEPEEEDEKEHEERSSGMSTVSINKLQVLWDHFIHAEPQSYEKSCWLDVFLAELLAQIKEGKDVKDVLSCCSVGVGGVSTLVACELLSDVHELCGNRNDGGELIGLRKYLVQDRGWRYLAVLHLLGVRGLSCGRELVALLVALYQVAFQEGADSGADLTTASQKSDGDSAVESSSHNQYIRFHCNDDTVDTVNIVLHAKRKSNKNSSRRRSSHDGNTPLRRRFARRHVVGAAKIHQSTSHKQKKSSSILEARRNTPENETSSEFESSTDGIDPARSLTLKIRLNPMDFEYFTSIVRSDEEQKWQAELYELPPRPVRKTPRDYIDERIRDVLDADISNFEISLLIIQLLQGLRDYDTPAEQTPAVQVLKFALDTLWSLQFSIDGSSLNGTESATLKAAAARLMLTALERALRADEPTTAVIHNGLLPMTLRLLENACSKPVTVLEPEEGSLLQEFIFAIIYGIVTFLYCLLHQRSSNVDKLSDFLELFRLFVESQDGRLVERTVFAIVNLPSVDPAKSIVRAKKIIDIIGALTSGLKSVRRDLSHATQCHRTKHKSCIDHVQSHHHSDILGAPYAQPIVGVADKQMCCISSLFATLTSLLKESHLFTSELQVRLIGIITAAGTCCCFPPKILVSSVIACLRKRDYLTYAPAMAFLERTLFRELGAYSMIETCSICDRPANYSWDFLELYNDLLCPNDPKLCYVVMAHLLKVTPGSRFHAREQLLFRIFYPTFLSAKAHYITDKDNATTRFLLQSCMSVISCLIVNLKMCEKFMEINGLHEILSLISDAAFTRSVYALLEVTVTVEIWNICKELDNVESIEAPATKFLFEILNRETNKLFISLQRLKELRKKTDQQGEKDAPDTHSNYQKAELSALEDLRTETVETAAEDLDDTILSQLPESDTHREQLENKTDMIDAVANLNLFENFYFLIEETIEVYDDGDASYSKFSLYQASAAWRAAAGVALCSPKFRTELSIHPVSKKLLHLLKLLTLGIATDSIEDKSAYKLFEALITCCLISPLCDCDVIMELGKTLMNTGITLGRGIAVVVDAVLKVSMLKPAQENSIQQQPRPRLPIMSLETLPDYGAEDSSTGEYVTADDGYEADIEVPGKNVNNSISKKSSSPLGPVIEPRGHANAHPALCSLAIDLLIHFSEQGLNLERGSIITGGLRRITVTCRESASSCAALAASGTIMKILNGFKNVFTENDPRYRDLQHAALEVFTLLATQSISPTELVAYMSFFKVQKPPLLPLLEPLYHLVLAARPQPNFILSFPVQYDTKISLKVQTEEHKNLEKAENLVNNFRKKHLAAGICSPWSVHATCLPVGQELAWSVWLHGCSASMWLRIERGLPVGGRTTTVHSTSPLLDSDNESLSDWGILSDDWNRDVIADSVSPPTPTSIIHLMSIGFESLVLETWLDLKSDKLILRLTRPDDKMNRTISETSINGMFPSGCWHHLILNIKDTVLNKRSAVVEVTLWVDGWKEINAQLPFDGLLVRKPGTTCILLGQIGSSSIGAWYLGNLMVFRCPVFTKERALHLAGFGPNYTNLADCILNTVKPDFAPLIASGALNGVREVKYEGGKFDLSRRKSYGGTYLRHAVETVISESKIDWDAVMDATNSHLSELQDNLLLNYEAQNPNIVHLYPQAVANPAVVVRSIFPSQPGFRVVSVPEHRVSQQPPLTIPPIMSTRLESQQYRGLVPAAILVGGVPVFLYLFARVVELNSTEEEQALALSIILHLVRSDSELLNQYRLDGGTSLILRVLESSKCHAGRHILKAILDAACDSSIIIKDIGSGNHSISQNCEAVITDPGLIKGALTAWRAWVKYDTLNLLLQALLVLLRDQHSHREFNASQLNRIGIVDTILTLCKEHFMYEMHEEESTILDSNTGIAIVELMRALMGAPPEFAHLVAITDYLVLVHQASETYVTHSRHNIYFMLPQLKEKNNKRNDIIISDDSIGMVENSKLNKALTNEQIQKTRSPKKKDRKNVLSSDNTSAGEDSGIAGSDGSNPQSNERQSTYADERRACQGLVCEGLLLLLRDAVRVLPDCQVGLVLKHVLRAELLLVLANDPDNRVRTALIKVVQTYLQRASDEEVNKFIKQKYFMHLGNQIALYPGSESLIVALENLALRGPTLAALPPLMAMIAKAASSDSNVARPIISFITDIIAKNTSALRALLEQGLIESLAQALVTAAHKSTSTSLHRDIHVLFVAIATKLLELPGNHQMQAVLDLHMILDYMELSEKLRCRASLTCTAIRDAQVALFDGELDVLTTKMSNPSGFRLRSTASYLASASYFTSVLTTSSEQSDHGSRSSSYANFHTNSSQVLREPSKGELNDRFRIIITRAVEFITATDASPSINELQLTRRLFSILLHGLCSPLEKKNHTWSNTWSIRSALRKHTARIMVWLLEPHQSINTRVYAIRSLMEEPRAREILSCILEVHPQMEQKFAVFFWDLLQKRDEMPSADARVCAELKEALRVWNLAKGIEQASPEVWNDELALLRRDLLSDQDICVDNYPAILRIGKRFDALAKQLTESAMTITRSVVEEQNRERKVLMEQLKHTRALEAQAVARWRDIAKRLTHERAPWHFPESYPKNWELDPTEGPARVRIRLQRCHLNIDKRFFLPEHQDRLTSFNIEMPLSYLFTSTREDANTAALIERLHTSEKIRKMSQAKVVTPRAELAGEVLIGETCVYFVPDNPDMPLHTDIALGGFDLAVAGGTAWRLEDIRELHRRRYQLQERAIEIFLITGRTYLLAFNSSKERDEFATELSACNLPRRIPGDDLGEALALWRSGALTNWEYITCLNKLAGRSYNDLMQYPVFPFVLADYISEKIDLNNPKIYRNFKRPMAVQDKKNEQHYINNYNYLKQTLTEGLNLIALNQGPFHYGSHYSNSGTVLHFLVRLPPFTSMFLCYQDNNFDIPDRTFHALATTWRLTSCDSTTDVKELIPEFFYLSEFLLNFEGFNFGVRQNGNRVGDVELPKWCSGDARLFILAHRAALESDIVREVLPYWIDLVFGFRQTGKPAIEAINVFHPATYYGFDVEKITDPLERQAWETMVRTYGQTPAQLFRAPHPLIQNLGNITLSNQTPQVIEGINGIKWGNYVGAPGNEPVLCWKLKHKTLLASLVPLATGDVFGLPNYTTLLLGYTKEKGSSMLSGMSVLGVALASWNGTDGIARLKCKKEQPPRPLIKSSGLDPITTLASTPDCGQLWIGHLSGRITVHAYTIGTTGKIEFSSASATVLLAHRSQVTVISLSRIFSVACSGDGNGIIVIWDLNSLTYVRSIVRDQGYAIRLLCISETLGDIAATYDIPRSEDNATNNQSELTVHTINARHVGSILSRRRITALCYSNAPEGVSVNVIAIGLDNGIIRLWSSWDLQLVREISNNVRGCGAIIAVAWSLDQHHLYAVTEDSTVLIWEGSKHLSNGTPKFVNLTSY from the exons ATGCATCTCAACACCTGTTGGTTTACTCAGCGCGACGTGAGGAATCCCGATCTTTCAGGTGATCAAGTTACTTGGTCGAAGGATGCACGTCAAAGGCAGCACGAGGACAATCTGTGCGCGTGGTTGAGTTTAGACGAGGTGGCGAGCTACGAGGAAGATGCGCGGCTGAAGACCGAGGAGCCAGAGGAGGAGGACGAGAAGGAGCACGAGGAACGGAGTTCAGGGATGTCTACGGTGTCGATCAATAAACTGCAAGTTCTATGGGACCACTTTATTCATGCCGAACCCCAGAGTTACGAG AAATCGTGCTGGCTCGATGTATTTTTGGCTGAATTGCTCGCGCAAATTAAAGAAGGCAAAGACGTAAAAGATGTTCTTTCTTGTTG TTCGGTTGGCGTTGGTGGTGTGTCGACCCTCGTAGCCTGTGAATTGCTCTCGGATGTACACGAGCTGTGTGGAAACAGAAACGATGGTGGTGAGCTGATCGGTCTGCGAAAGTACTTGGTCCAGGATCGCGGTTGGCGATACTTGGCAGTGCTGCATTTGCTAGGTGTGCGTGGTTTGTCCTGCGGTCGCGAATTGGTCGCGCTGTTGGTCGCTCTCTATCAGGTCGCGTTTCAAGAGGGAGCCGATTCAGGGGCTGACTTAACCACCGCGTCGCAAAAGTCCGACGGCGATTCTGCTGTCGAATCATCGTCACACAACCAATACATCAGATTTCACTGTAACGACGATACCGTCGATACAGTGAATATCGTGTTGCACGCAAAACGCAAGAGCAATAAGAATTCTAGCCGTAGGCGTTCCTCTCATGATGGCAACACACCATTGCGCAGAAGATTTgctcgccgacacgtcgtcggtgCTGCGAAGATCCACCAATCCACCAGTCACAAACAGAAGAAATCATCATCGATTCTGGAAGCACGACGTAATACACCGGAAAACGAGACGAGCAGCGAGTTTGAATCATCGACGGACGGTATCGATCCAGCGCGTTCTCTCACGTTGAAGATACGCCTGAATCCGATGGACTTTGAATATTTCACATCAATCGTTAGGAGCGACGAAGAGCAAAAGTGGCAGGCTGAATTGTACGAGCTGCCGCCTCGTCCCGTAAGGAAAACGCCGCGCGACTATATTGATGAAAGAATCCGCGATGTATTAGATGCCGATATCAGTAACTTTGAGATTAGTTTGCTGATCATACAACTGCTGCAAGGTTTGCGTGACTATGACACACCTGCTGAACAAACGCCGGCTGTGCAAGTTTTAAAATTCGCTCTTGATACGCTATGGTCGCTACAATTCAGCATAGACGGCAGCAGTTTGAATGGTACGGAAAGTGCGACTCTGAAGGCAGCAGCTGCCAGACTAATGTTGACAGCTCTGGAACGTGCTTTGAGAGCCGATGAACCCACTACGGCTGTGATTCACAATGGCCTGTTGCCAATGACTCTGAGATTACTGGAGAATGCCTGTAGCAAGCCGGTGACCGTGTTGGAACCAGAGGAAGGTTCGCTACTACAAGAATTCATTTTCGCCATCATCTATGGGATCGTTACATTCCTCTATTGCTTATTACATCAGCGTAGCAGCAATGTCGATAAGTTGTCTGATTTCCTCGAATTGTTTCGACTTTTTGTCGAGAGTCAAGATGGTAGGCTCGTCGAGAGAACGGTGTTCGCGATTGTCAATCTACCCAGTGTTGATCCAGCGAAATCGATAGTACGGGCTAAAAAAATAATCGACATAATAGGCGCACTTACCAGCGGATTGAAAAGCGTTCGTCGTGATCTCTCGCACGCCACGCAGTGTCACAGGACCAAGCACAAATCCTGCATCGATCACGTTCAGAGTCATCATCATTCTGACATACTCGGAGCACCGTATGCCCAACCGATTGTTGGCGTAGCTGATAAACAAATGTGCTGCATTTCTTCATTATTTGCGACGCTTACGAGTTTATTGAAAGAATCTCATTTATTCACGAGCGAGCTGCAAGTGAGACTGATCGGGATAATTACCGCCGCGGGTACGTGCTGTTGCTTCCCACCGAAGATACTCGTCTCAAGCGTCATCGCCTGCCTTAGAAAACGCGACTATTTAACGTATGCGCCAGCCATGGCATTCTTAGAGCGTACTCTCTTCAGAGAATTGGGCGCTTATTCGATGATAGAGACATGCAGCATTTGTGATAGACCGGCCAATTATTCATGGGACTTTCTGGAATTGTATAATGATTTGCTGTGCCCTAACGATCCGAAACTTTGTTACGTCGTCATGGCGCATCTGCTGAAAGTCACACCTGGTTCCCGGTTTCATGCCAGAGAACAACttctttttagaattttctaTCCAACTTTCTTATCTGCCAAAGCGCATTACATAACCGATAAGGACAACGCAACGACGAGATTTCTTTTACAATCCTGTATGTCCGTTATATCATGTTTAATCGTGAATTTGAAGATGTGCGAGAAATTCATGGAGATAAATGGATTACACGAAATACTATCTTTAATATCGGACGCGGCATTCACTAGGAGCGTCTACGCTCTTCTGGAAGTTACCGTAACTGTAGAGATCTGGAATATTTGTAAGGAACTCGACAATGTAGAAAGTATCGAGGCGCCGGCGACAAAGTTCCTCTTTGAAATCCTCAACAGAGAGACAAACAAATTGTTTATCAGCTTGCAGCGTCTCAAGGAACTGAGAAAGAAGACGGATCAACAAGGTGAAAAGGATGCACCTGATACACATTCTAACTATCAAAAAGCTGAATTATCTGCTCTCGAAGATCTAAGAACGGAGACTGTTGAAACGGCGGCTGAAGATCTTGATGATACAATTCTATCACAACTGCCTGAAAGTGATACTCATCGCGAACAATTAGAGAACAAGACTGATATGATAGATGCTGTAGCGAATTTGAATTTGTtcgagaatttttattttcttatagagGAGACTATTGAAGTGTATGACGACGGGGATGCGTCATACAGTAAATTCAGCCTGTATCAGGCTAGTGCAGCATGGAGGGCTGCCGCAGGAGTAGCACTGTGCAGCCCGAAATTCCGCACTGAACTATCAATACATCCAGTATCCAAGAAATTGTTGCATTTGCTCAAGTTGTTAACTCTGGGCATCGCCACGGACAGTATTGAAG ataaatCAGCATATAAGCTCTTTGAGGCCCTGATTACGTGTTGTCTGATATCTCCATTGT GTGATTGTGATGTAATCATGGAGTTAGGAAAAACACTGATGAATACCGGGATAACGCTTGGTCGCGGAATAGCTGTGGTAGTGGACGCGGTGTTGAAGGTGTCTATGCTGAAGCCAGCGCAGGAAAACAGTATACAGCAACAACCACGTCCTAGA CTACCAATTATGTCGTTGGAGACTCTACCGGATTACGGCGCAGAAGATAGTAGTACCGGCGAATACGTAACCGCTGACGATGGATACGAAGCGGACATTGAAGTACCTGGAAAAAATGTCAACAACAGCATCTCCAAGAAGAGCAGCAGTCCACTTGGACCTGTGATAGAACCTAGAGGTCACGCCAATGCGCATCCTGCTCTGTGTTCTCTGGCAATAGATCTTTTGATTCATTTCAGTGAACA AGGTTTAAATTTAGAGAGAGGATCGATAATAACTGGTGGATTGCGAAGGATCACTGTTACTTGTCGGGAAAGTGCCTCAAGTTGTGCCGCCCTCGCGGCCTCGGGAACTATTATGAAGATATTGAAtggttttaaaaacgtatttacgGAAAACGATCCGCGATACCGAG atttacaGCACGCGGCATTGGAAGTTTTTACATTATTGGCAACGCAATCAATCTCGCCGACAGAGCTCGTCGCGTATATGTCGTTTTTCAAAGTACAGAAACCGCCATTGTTGCCCTTACTAGAGCCATTATATCACTTGGTACTGGCTGCACGACCTCAGCCAAATTTTATTCTGTCGTTCCCTGTGCAGTACGACACGAAAATTTCGCTGAAGGTTCAAACGGAAGAACACAAGAATTTGGAGAAGGCCGAGAACCTTGTGAACAATTTCAGAAAGAAGCATCTCGCCGCGGGAATTTGCAGTCCGTGGTCTGTACATGCAACGTGCCTACCTGTCGGGCAGGAACTTGCCTGGTCAGTGTGGTTACACGGTTGCTCTGCTTCCATGTGGTTAAGGATAGAAAGAGGGCTACCAGTTGGCGGACGTACTACAACTGTTCACAGCACTTCTCCATTGCTTGATTCGGACAACGAGAGTTTATCAGATTGGGGTATTCTTTCTGATGACTGGAATCGAGATG TTATAGCAGATTCTGTGTCGCCACCCACGCCAACATCAATAATACATTTGATGTCCATCGGGTTCGAGTCGCTGGTTTTGGAAACTTGGCTTGACCTTAAATcag ATAAATTAATCTTACGACTCACTCGACCAGATGATAAGATGAATCGAACGATCTCAGAAACTTCGATAAACGGCATGTTTCCTTCGGGATGCTGGCATCacttgattttaaatattaaagatactGTCCTGAATAAACGCAGTGCTGTGGTTGAGGTTACGCTTTGGGTGGACGGTTGGAAAGAAATCAATGCTCAATTACCGTTTGACGGTTTATTGGTGAGAAAGCCTGGTACTACGTGTATTTTGTTAGGTCAAATCGGGTCAAGCAGTATTGGCGCGTGGTATCTTGGGAATTTAATGGTTTTTAG ATGTCCAGTATTTACGAAAGAGCGTGCATTGCATCTGGCAGGTTTTGGACCAAATTACACCAACTTGGCAGATTGTATCTTAAACACGGTCAAACCTGATTTTGCACCCCTTATTGCATCCGGTGCGTTGAATGGCGTTCGCGAAGTGAAATACG AAGGAGGTAAATTTGATTTAAGTCGGCGAAAATCTTACGGTGGTACTTATCTGAGACATGCCGTCGAGACAGTAATATCAGAATCGAAAATTGATTGGGATGCCGTTATGGACGCGACAAACTCACATCTTAGCGAGCTGCAAGATAATTTGCTTCTTAATTATGAGGCTCAAAATCCCAATATTGTACACTTGTATCCTCAAGCTGTCGCTAATCCTGCTG ttgttGTGAGAAGTATTTTCCCGAGCCAACCAGGTTTCAGAGTCGTTTCGGTTCCAGAGCACAGAGTATCGCAGCAGCCGCCTCTAACGATACCTCCAATCATGTCTACTCGTTTGGAAAGTCAACAGTACCGAGGCCTTGTGCCTGCGGCAATCTTAGTGGGTGGTGTACCAgtctttttatatctttttgccAGA GTGGTTGAATTAAATTCCACCGAGGAGGAACAAGCGCTGGCTCTGTCCATAATCCTGCATCTTGTTCGTAGTGATTCGGAACTCTTGAATCAATATCGATTGGATGGCGGGACGTCGCTAATTCTGCGTGTTTTAGAATCGTCTAAGTGTCATGCAGGTAGACACATTCTGAAGGCGATACTGGATGCGGCATGTGACAGCTCGATCATCATCAAAGATATCGGCAGCGGTAATCATTCCATCTCACAGAATTGCGAAGCCGTTATCACAGATCCGGGATTGATCAAAGGCGCGCTCACTGCATGGAGAGCGTGGGTTAAATACGATACGTTAAATTTATTGTTGCAAGCGTTATTAGTTTTATTGCGAGATCAACATTCGCATCGTGAATTCAATGCGTCACAGTTAAACAGGATCGGTATCGTGGATACAATTCTTACCTTGTGTaag GAACACTTCATGTATGAAATGCATGAAGAAGAAAGTACCATACTGGACTCGAATACCGGAATCGCTATTGTGGAATTAATGCGCGCCTTAATGGGTGCACCTCCTGAATTTGCTCACTTGGTCGCCATCACTGATTATTTAGTTCTTGTTCATCAAGCCTCAGAGACTTATGTCACTCATTCGCGACATAATATCTATTTTATGCTACCGCAACTCAAGGAAAAGAATAACAAAAGGAACGACATTATTATTTCCGATGACTCGATAGGAATGGTAGAGAACAGCAAATTAAATAAGGCACTAACAAATGAACAG ATTCAAAAAACGCGAAGTCCAAAAAAGAAAGACCGTAAAAATGTGCTGTCATCGGATAATACTAGTGCCGGAGAAGATTCCGGAATTGCAGGTAGCGATGGGTCCAATCCTCAAAGCAAC GAAAGACAATCAACATACGCGGATGAAAGAAGAGCTTGTCAAGGCTTAGTTTGTGAAgggttgttattattattgagaGATGCTGTGAGAGTGTTACCAGACTGTCAAGTTGGATTAGTGCTGAAGCATGTTTTAAGGGCTGAACTGCTATTAGTTCTAGCCAATGATCCTGATAATCGCGTGCGCACAGCATTAATCaag gTGGTACAAACCTATCTACAACGTGCTAGTGATGAGGAAgttaataagtttataaaacaaaaatatttcatgcatTTAGGAAATCAGATAGCTTTATACCCCGGAAGTGAATCGCTAATTGTTGCTTTAGAAAACTTAGCTCTACGTGGTCCGACATTGGCGGCGTTGCCGCCGTTAATGGCGATGATTGCGAAAGCCGCGAGTTCTGATTCGAATGTAGCCAGACCAATAATATCGTTTATCACTGATATAATAGCGAAG AATACGAGTGCACTGAGAGCACTTCTGGAACAAGGTTTAATTGAGTCATTGGCACAAGCTCTGGTCACAGCCGCGCATAAAAGTACATCGACGTCTCTTCACCGAGACATTCACGTACTGTTTGTGGCAATCGCGACTAAGCTTCTAGAACTACCAGGAAATCATCAGATGCAAGCTGTACTCGATCTACACATGATACTCGATTACATGGAACTATCGGAGAAGTTACGATGTCGCGCAAGTTTGACTTGCACAGCTATACGAGACGCTCAAGTCGCATTATTCGACGGAGAGTTGGATGTGCTAACGACTAAAATGTCGAATCCTTCAGGATTCCGTCTACGTAGCACAGCCTCCTATTTGGCTTCGGCATCTTACTTTACCTCAG TTCTCACAACATCTAGCGAGCAGAGCGATCACGGATCCCGTTCGTCTAGTTACGCAAATTTCCATACGAATTCATCCCAGGTGCTACGCGAACCTAGCAAAGGAGAACTGAACGATCGTTTTCGTATCATTATAACACGTGCTGTTGAATTTATAACGGCCACTGACGCTTCGCCATCCATCAATGAATTGCAATTGACGAGAAGGTTGTTTTCCATTCTTTTACATGGTCTGTGCAGTCCGCTGGAGAAGAAAAATCACACATGGAGTAACACATGGTCCATCAGATCAGCTTTAAGAAAACATACGGCTAGAATTATGGTATGGTTGCTGGAACCTCATCAGAGTATCAATACGAGAGTATACGCCATTAGATCTTTAATGGAAGAACCGAGAGCTCGTGAAATTTTGTCGTGTATTCTAGAAGTTCATCCACag ATGGAGCAAAAGTTCGCTGTGTTCTTCTGGGATCTGTTGCAAAAACGGGATGAGATGCCGAGTGCTGATGCTAGAGTGTGTGCAGAGTTAAAAGAAGCCTTGCGTGTATGGAACCTCGCTAAGGGAATAGAACAGGCTAGTCCTGAAGTGTGGAATGACGAATTAGCTTTGCTACGTCGAGATTTGCTTTCAGATCAAGATATTTGTGTTGACAATTATCCCGCGATTTTAAG aatCGGCAAGAGATTCGATGCATTAGCAAAACAGCTAACCGAAAGCGCTATGACCATAACGCGTTCagttgtggaagaacaaaatcGTGAACGTAAAGTGTTGATGGAACAATTGAAACACACGCGAGCATTAGAGGCACAAGCGGTAGCCAGATGGAGGGACATAGCCAAGCGACTAACACACGAACGAGCACCATGGCACTTTCCCGAAAGCTATCCAAAAAATTGGGAATTGGACCCAACTGAAGGCCCTGCGAGAGTCAGAATAAGACTTCAGAGATGTCACTTGAATATCGACAAAAGATTCTTTTTGCCTGAACATCAAGATAGATTAA cgtCTTTTAATATCGAGATGCCATTATCGTACTTGTTTACAAGTACTCGTGAAGACGCTAATACTGCAGCTTTAATCGAACGGTTGCATACGAGTGAGAAAATACGTAAGATGTCTCAGGCGAAAGTTGTTACACCTAGGGCTGAATTAGCCGGAGAAGTCCTTATCGGTGAGACGTGCGTGTATTTCGTTCCGGACAATCCTGACATGCCGTTGCACACGGAC ATAGCATTGGGTGGTTTCGATTTGGCTGTGGCTGGTGGTACTGCTTGGCGTCTCGAGGATATTCGAGAATTGCATAGAAGAAGATACCAGTTGCAAGAGAGAGCCattgaaatttttctcattactgGTAGAACATATTTATTGGCATTTAATTCGTCCAAGGAAAGGGATGAATTTGCGACGGAACTATCCGCATGTAATTTACCCAGACGAATCCCTGGCGATGACTTGGGAGAAGCTCTAGCCTTGTGGAGAAGTGGCGCGCTCACCAATTGGGAATACATAACTTGCTTGAATAAATTGGCAGGCCGTTCATATAATGACTTAATGCAATATCCCGTATTTCCATTTGTTTTGGCAGATTATATTAGCGAGAAGATCGACTTGAACAATCCAAAAATTTATCG aaattttaaacgACCAATGGCTGTGCAAGATAAAAAGAACGAGCaacattacataaataattataat TACTTGAAACAAACTTTAACTGAAGGATTAAATCTAATTGCCTTAAATCAAGGACCATTCCATTATGGCTCTCATTATAGTAATTCTGGAACTGTATTACACTTTTTGGTACGGCTTCCACCGTTCACTAGCATGTTCCTTTGTTATCAAG acaataattttgatattccCGATCGAACATTCCATGCTTTAGCCACCACATGGAGATTAACTAGTTGCGATTCAACAACAGACGTGAAGGAATTGATACcagaattcttttatttatctgaatttttattaaactttgaaG GATTTAATTTCGGTGTTCGACAAAATGGTAACAGAGTAGGAGACGTTGAATTACCGAAGTGGTGCAGCGGCGACGCGCGTCTATTTATATTGGCACATAGAGCTGCGCTGGAATCCGACATCGTAAGGGAGGTATTGCCATACTGGATCGATCTCGTCTTTGGATTCAGACAAACAGGAAAACCGGCAATAGAAGCTATAAACGTTTTTCATCCTGca ACTTATTACGGATTCGACGTAGAAAAGATAACTGATCCTTTAGAACGTCAAGCCTGGGAAACTATGGTGCGAACTTATGGTCAAACACCTGCGCAATTATTTAGAGCTCCTCATCCATTGATTCAAAATCTCGGCAATATAACACTGTCTAATCAAACGCCGCAGGTCATTGAAGGAATAAAtg GTATAAAATGGGGAAATTATGTGGGCGCGCCTGGTAATGAACCCGTATTATGTTGGAAGCTTAAACATAAAACTCTGTTAGCTTCTCTAGTTCCTTTGGCAACTGGTGACGTTTTTGGTTTGCCTAATTACACCACACTTCTCCTCGGTTATACTAAAGAAAAAG GTAGCAGCATGTTAAGCGGTATGTCTGTATTGGGTGTCGCATTAGCATCATGGAATGGCACAGATGGAATTGCtagattaaaatgtaaaaaggaaCAACCGCCAAGGCCTCTAATTAAATCTTCAGGCCTTGATCCC ATTACAACATTAGCGTCTACTCCCGATTGCGGGCAACTTTGGATTGGACATTTATCCGGCAGAATTACAGTGCACGCATATACCATAGGAACCACGGGTAAAATCGAATTTAGTTCAGCGTCTGCGACGGTACTTTTGGCTCATAGAAGTCAGGTGACAGTTATATCTTTGTCACGTATATTTAGCGTTGCCTGTTCCGGTGATGGCAACGGTATTATTGTTATTTGGGATTTAAATAG cTTAACGTACGTGAGGTCAATAGTCCGTGACCAAGGTTATGCTATACGTCTTCTATGTATCAGCGAGACACTTGGAGATATAGCCGCTACTTACGACATTCCCAGATCAGAGGACAACGCGACCAACAATCAATCCGAGTTGACAGTGCACACTATAAACGCGAGGCACGTGGGTTCCATTTTATCCAGAAGACGTATAACGGCACTCTGTTACAGCAACGCGCCAGAGGGTGTTTCTGTCAATGTCATCGCAATTGGTTTAGACAATGGAATAATAAG ATTATGGAGCAGTTGGGATC